The DNA sequence CACGTAGAAAAGAATAGCTATAGAAGCGTCACGATGGAATTGGCACTATGGTAGGTACATCGATTATTTAGGTTGGCTTCGGAGTATAACATTGGAGGGTTgatgagaaaaaagaagaaataaagaatGGCATGTGAAATTATacggcgatcgatcgagcCTTCCAATAGACTCACAGGAAAAACCggtgaagaaattgattgaCAGACCGATATAATCCCTTTGCGATTACTTCCtcacttttttttttgaagatcGAGACCGCCTAATTCATGCGCATCGAAGAATTGGTGAAATGCTATAAACGGGGCCCCATCAAGGGAACCGTCTTTCTTTCGCAGGAGTGGACTAGGAGTAAGTACACTACGTGTATGCACTCTAGGTCCTACCTTCACAAACACTCCGCGACCGGCTTCCTGACTGAATCAGCCTACGACGAGCGGGAACGTCACGGATCCAACCGAGCTTGTTCACATGACGTTATACAGTCATACGCTCGCCGAATCTGTCGACGGCATCGTCGTTCTCGCACGAAGATCATTGGGATGGCGCAGGAGATACGGGCGTCACGAATTGTTATACGGGCTTCGCGTCGAGGGATTGTCGCCTTTTCAATTTGGATTTGGAGTGGCTTTCACTTCACACTAAACGTTTTTAAATAACCTTACTTTCATTGAACTAGAAGATACTTGATGATCCTAGatcttcattaattaattactacAAAATTCTTTACACACGTGCACACATTCCCTATCTCTCCAGTCGCCCTTGCCGCCCATCAATTAATTACTGAACGTTCCCGCAAAAGGCTACTACAGAGGAGATTAGGGGGTCGAGTAAAAGACATTCACTTCTTAGTTAATTTCGCATAGTAATTAACTGTCTTCCGAGAAGTCTTGAAATAGACAACCAGTGCAATAACCACAAGAAGAATCAAACCAGCCATAACACTGACGACAATTCCAGCTACATTCGTGCTGGAGACACTGGCGACAGTAACAGAAGTAGCattagtagtagtagtagcagTAGCAGTAGTGCTAGTGCTagtggtggtggcggcggtggtggtggtggtggtggtggtggtggtggtggtggtagTGGTAGACAAATAGACGATAGTGGGCGGTTGATCTAGACTGTTCACGCAGTCCGGTTGAGCAGTTGCGGGCTCCACCGACTCCGTTGACACGTTGGCGAGCGCATCGTCCTACACAAAACAATTTCAACATACTTCGAATTCGTAAAGTCTCtaaatttgtcttacgaTTAATCTTTGCCGTTCGACGCTTCTGCACAGGACTTCTTGCTCCCAACGAAGATAGTTGAGATACGCGGTGTCAGCTCCGTGCTTAGAGAAATTAAAAGATATCGATTGTCGAAGAGAGTCAATGCTATCATCGTAGTAAGTGCCCCAACCTTGTCTCTAAAAAATTAGGTACAGTAGAATACtattaaataatcaaatattaCGCATCTGCTTCTTTGGCTAGACGAGACATGGCACCCTTCGAAGCTTGGCTCAAACATGATTGAGCGTACGTCGACGGATAAACGATTAAATACGCGAGACACATTTCACTCGACGTACTAAGGCCACCCTAGAGGCATGCAGAACATCGTGCAAGGAATCCACCTGGCTAAGAAACCGTATGTACCCTAGTCAGCTCTGTTCGTCCCACCGTACTGTAATCACATTCGGTCTGAAGTGCGTCGCCCTGTATATCTTAATAAAGTTATAGCCTCAATATCCGTGGAGTAAGGAAAGAAGTTCACCGGCCGAATTGTGATGTTTGTGAAAGGAGACGTGAAGTCCTATACGAGAAAGGTCGCGTCTAGGCATACCAACAACATTGAACGAAATTTActtgaaaattgaaatcgtAGTACTCGTTTCGAGCTACGTATCCCAAGAACGTGCCATTGCGAAAATGCTTGACTCGAATTGCAACGCCAGCTAAATGCGAGTGCAAGAGAGTGGCGACCACCTTAGAACCTTGTGAAGGAACGCCCTAAACGTACACATAAAGAGATGCTATAATGTTGCCATCTCTACGTACGACTTTGGTGCACTCTGGCGAGCAGTAGGACATAACCGTAGCTCTCGTCAAGCCAGGTGGAATAAAAAACCCCGTGGCTAGAAAAGATTGACCAATTTCGAGAATTGTTGCATCGTGTTTAGGCGGTGTGGTCCTATAGAAGAACTCCAATCCGGACGAGTCTACGTAATCTGTCAGATGACGAACACATCGAGAGTCAAAAATCAGACAAGAAAACATGtcataataattaaatacctGATTTCCCTTCGACGTTATTGTAATGAATTTCCAGCAGGGCATACTGGACGCTTCCAGTTCCACTAAACGGGATTCCAACATCATCAGGAAAACGAATTCCCTACAAAAAAGAGTTGCCACTGTCTTTTAGCCAATAAGAAAGCGTCTACCTGATCGCCGACTGCCCATGACCCGAAAGGACTATAGCCCCAACACCttcgaacgtcgtcattcAGTTTCATACATTGGCCCTCCTCGTCGAGAAACTCCGCAGCACTGTCGCATCGATAGACAACCATGTGATGAACAATCTCCTTATTATCGATAACGGGATCAAactcgaaaaagaagagaaaaaattcaataaagcAAAATCAATATAAATAATACATGTATGTTAGTATGTACTCCAATCAGATAGCCTCCTTTAGGTAGCTTGGGCAATTGAAGCGGCTTGCACCAGTACGTCGTATGAGACGAAGGCACAGataactgaaaaaaattgagatgttgtacatacatgtatattgGTATTGGTCACATGGGTATTGttcaattaattcatttaAAAGTATTCAAGCAAGCTTAATACAGATGATTATATACCGTACGTTATATGTAGTTTATCAAGACTTCATCAAGAAACCATACTTTGTTCGTTATGAGTTGGAAAGGGGGCGTGCCATCcggaaacgatcgacgagaaccGAAACCTGTCAGCAAATTGACGCTCTTAAAACCCGACTTCACATGTCGCATTGATCCATTTATTGATTCAGGATCGGCGGGATGATAGGCCCAAATCACATGCGCAGTGCCAGACTAAACAAATGAACGTGcacaaaaaatcaacattatcatgaattaattattgaatgTCCAGGGACGCTTGTGTCGTTTGGTTCACAAGCGCGAAGATGGCGCGTGAATTCGAGCGCCATTGTTgtgtcgttttcgttcgccgCTATTAGTTCGACATTCTGCTTCGAATCGAGCGGGGGAAGAAAGGGGCCCAATGACTTCCTAtcctataaataaaaacgacgatgtGTGGGCACTAGGatgcgtgggcgtgtcttTTCGATTGAACCTGAAGAAAGCCTCTTCCGTCTTTGACCCAGCCGGTCACGATGTCTGAGTTTCGGCATCTTTCCGTTTGGCGACAAGCCGAAGCCGATCCAGCCTCTAgttttcgcttcgattcCGACGTTCACGACGCCCTTCGCGTTATTGATTGTATTCACGACTCAAGAGCGCCGAAGCGCTCGCCGACACAACGAGAGCGAAGAGCAACACGATTTTCATAAGATGCACCGTGACGTAGGGAGGACATACGGGTTAGCTCAGCTGAATGGACCGTGACGTTGTTTCGTAGAATAGCTTGAGACGCTTCTTGGCGAAGTGTTTTTGCAGTTCTTGTCTTCGCAACCGAAATTTTTCCTCGTAAAATCAAGCACGCACTGACTTGGGCGCATATAATGATATGATTTCAAGTCCATCATGATAGCCTGATTAAGCTAGATCTTTCTGTATCCTTCTAAATTGAGCAAAAGGTATTGTGAACCTGCACAGTACATACTTTTCTTGATGGTGATTTCTCTGTATCTAGCCTATATTGTAGGGTTCAACAAACTTTGCTCCTGACCGAAGAGAATAACTGGATGTGTTTATACTCTGCATGTTTGCGATTTAGTAGAGCTATGGCGCTACGACAGTGCCAAAAAGCAATggattagtgattagtgagTGATTGGTGAAAAGAGCATTGACGGCAAAGTGGACTCGTTTCCAATAGCGCTTTCCAGCCAGTTACCGGGCATTGTACGTaagacaaaaaacaaaaaaatgaaaaagctTGCAAAATTTAGCTAAGATTGCTAAAGACGTCATTAGCACTAATCCTGAGTCATACTCATGTGGAACGCTACCGGGCTAGTCATTTCCTTCAAGGCTTACTTCGGTtccttcagctttctttcgTTTAGAAACCGAGTAATCAAAAGGAACGAGCTTTTCTACAATTTCTTCAACATCAGCAAAAGTTGGTCGACATCTTCCGTCTTTGTTCCAGCATTGCTCTATAATTCGACTCAATTCAACTGGAAAGTTTTCATCCAGTGGGGGTTTTAGCCCAGATACGATAGCTTCTTTTAGCTCGGTCGACGTCAGGCGTTGCTCTTCATAGGGAATGTTTTTCGTCCAAATTTCCCACATGACAACGCCGTagctaaaagaaagatgTTGCACGATGCACTTTGTAATTATGAAGCCTATATACCTGTAAACGTCCACTGAAGCTCCATATGGGAAATTCTGCAACACCTCTGGAGCCAGCCACTGTGTAGTTCCAACCTCCAAAGTCATAGGACttgtttcgttttcctccAACAAAGGTCTACTCTCTATCACGTCATCGGCTTGTACACTGTTTCTGCCGAGCACCTTATCCTTCTTCTGCGGATGAACTTCTTCTGG is a window from the Oscarella lobularis chromosome 10, ooOscLobu1.1, whole genome shotgun sequence genome containing:
- the LOC136192457 gene encoding DBH-like monooxygenase protein 1 isoform X3, with translation MVVYRCDSAAEFLDEEGQCMKLNDDVRRCWGYSPFGSWAVGDQGIRFPDDVGIPFSGTGSVQYALLEIHYNNVEGKSDYVDSSGLEFFYRTTPPKHDATILEIGQSFLATGFFIPPGLTRATVMSYCSPECTKVGVPSQGSKVVATLLHSHLAGVAIRVKHFRNGTFLGYVARNEYYDFNFQDFTSPFTNITIRPGDALQTECDYSTVGRTELTRGGLSTSSEMCLAYLIVYPSTYAQSCLSQASKGAMSRLAKEADAQGWGTYYDDSIDSLRQSISFNFSKHGADTAYLNYLRWEQEVLCRSVERQRLIDDALANVSTESVEPATAQPDCVNSLDQPPTIVYLSTTTTTTTTTTTTTTTAATTTSTSTTATATTTTNATSVTVASVSSTNVAGIVVSVMAGLILLVVIALVVYFKTSRKTVNYYAKLTKK
- the LOC136192457 gene encoding DBH-like monooxygenase protein 1 homolog isoform X2; this translates as MRHVKSGFKSVNLLTGFGSRRSFPDGTPPFQLITNKLSVPSSHTTYWCKPLQLPKLPKGGYLIGFDPVIDNKEIVHHMVVYRCDSAAEFLDEEGQCMKLNDDVRRCWGYSPFGSWAVGDQGIRFPDDVGIPFSGTGSVQYALLEIHYNNVEGKSDYVDSSGLEFFYRTTPPKHDATILEIGQSFLATGFFIPPGLTRATVMSYCSPECTKVGVPSQGSKVVATLLHSHLAGVAIRVKHFRNGTFLGYVARNEYYDFNFQDFTSPFTNITIRPGDALQTECDYSTVGRTELTRGGLSTSSEMCLAYLIVYPSTYAQSCLSQASKGAMSRLAKEADAQGWGTYYDDSIDSLRQSISFNFSKHGADTAYLNYLRWEQEVLCRSVERQRLIDDALANVSTESVEPATAQPDCVNSLDQPPTIVYLSTTTTTTTTTTTTTTTAATTTSTSTTATATTTTNATSVTVASVSSTNVAGIVVSVMAGLILLVVIALVVYFKTSRKTVNYYAKLTKK
- the LOC136192457 gene encoding DBH-like monooxygenase protein 1 homolog isoform X1 yields the protein MRHVKSGFKSVNLLTGFGSRRSFPDGTPPFQLITNKLSVPSSHTTYWCKPLQLPKLPKGGYLIGVHTNIHFDPVIDNKEIVHHMVVYRCDSAAEFLDEEGQCMKLNDDVRRCWGYSPFGSWAVGDQGIRFPDDVGIPFSGTGSVQYALLEIHYNNVEGKSDYVDSSGLEFFYRTTPPKHDATILEIGQSFLATGFFIPPGLTRATVMSYCSPECTKVGVPSQGSKVVATLLHSHLAGVAIRVKHFRNGTFLGYVARNEYYDFNFQDFTSPFTNITIRPGDALQTECDYSTVGRTELTRGGLSTSSEMCLAYLIVYPSTYAQSCLSQASKGAMSRLAKEADAQGWGTYYDDSIDSLRQSISFNFSKHGADTAYLNYLRWEQEVLCRSVERQRLIDDALANVSTESVEPATAQPDCVNSLDQPPTIVYLSTTTTTTTTTTTTTTTAATTTSTSTTATATTTTNATSVTVASVSSTNVAGIVVSVMAGLILLVVIALVVYFKTSRKTVNYYAKLTKK